Within the bacterium genome, the region CGCGGCGCAGAAGGACCTCAACGCGTCGACGAGCTGGAAGAACACGCTGAAGCTCACCTACGGCCAGACCCACCAGGAGAAGGAGACCGCCGCCGGCAAGGTGTGGTCCTCGCCGCTGAAGTCGACCGACCGCATCTTCCTGGAGTCGCTGCTGCGCTTCGGCATCGAGCACCCGATCACGCCGTACGTGGCCTTCGCGGCCGAGACCCAGTTCCACGACGGCAATGACCATCCGCTGACGCCGGCCCTGCTGACCGAGTCCGCGGGCCTCGGCCGGCAACTGGTCAAGAACGAGACGACCGACCTGTCGACCCGCGTCGGCCTCGGCGTGCGCCAGCGCACGGCCTACCGGGTCGCGACCGTCCAGGACGCCGGCCTGGAGTGGGTCTCGGACCTGACGCACACCTTCAACCCCCAGCTGAACGTCGTCTCGAAGCTGCGGGTCTTCCAGGCCGTCACCAGCAACCTCGACGAGACGTACGGCGACGACTGGCAGGGCACCGACGCCGCCCTGGAAACGAAGTTCTCGGCGCAGGTCTCCAAGTACATCCAGACCACGCTGTTCCTGGAGTGGCTCTACGACCGGGAGATCTCCGACAGCGGACGGTGGCGCGAGATCTTCGGGTTCGGGGTGACGTACAAGCTGTTCTAGTCGCGCAAGCTGTTCTAGTCGCGCCGCAGGCCCGGCAGCAGCACCCCCGCCGACACCAGCAGCCCCGGGAAGATGGGCTCGACCCCGAGCCACGGCCCGCCGCGTCCCAGCGCCAGCCAGCCCAGCGAGACGGCGCCGGCGGCGAGCATCGCGGCGGTGGCGCGACCGGGCCGCGGGCGCCAGCGCGTGTAGCCGAGGGTGATCGGCAGCAGCAGGATGGGCGTGCCCACGCTGCCCAGGTGGTGCCACAGGCCGATCACCGAGCCCGACCACAGGGCCAGGGCGACGGCCAGGACGGACGTCGCCAGCAGGCCGACGCGCACCGCGGCGGTGGTGCGCGGATCGTCGCCGGGCGGCCCGCCGCGGCGCAGGCGCAGCCAGAAGTCGCGGCCGCCGGTGATGGCGGCGATGAAGGCGTAGGAATCCACCGTGGACATGATCGTCGCCAGCAGGCTGGTCAGGAACAGCCCCTGCAGCAGCGGCGGCAGGGCCACCGCCGCCAGGCGCGGGAAGGCGGCCACGGGGTCCTCGAGGCCCGGCAGCACGGCGCGCGCGTAGAGGCCGGAGGTGGTGGTCAGGAAGTCGAAGAAGACCCAGAACAGGATCGAGACGAGCAGGCCGCGCCGGGCCGTGCGCTCGTCGCGCGCGGCGCAGCAGCGCTGGTAGAAGGCGGGCTCGACCAGGGTCGAGGCCGCGATCACGTACCAGATCGCCACGGCCTGGAAGCCGCGGCCGCCGTGCCAGGTCAAATGCTGCGGCGGCAGCGCGTCGCGCAGGAAATCCCAGCCGCCGAACTTCGCGACGCACACCGGCACCAGCACCATGAAGCCCAGGAACATCAGGACGAACTGCACGATCTCGGTGCCGACCACCGCGCGCAGGCCCCCGCGCACCACGTAGCCCACCGACAGCACCATGCCGATCACGGCGCCGAGCCACAGCGGCCAGCCCAAGGCCATCTCGACCAGCACGCCCATCATCAGCACGTAGGGGGCCGGCACCGTCATCACGAAGATCGCGCCCGCGCCCACCGCCGCGGCGCGCGTGCCGTAGCGCTCCTGCAGCAGGTCGGGCATGGTCAGCGCCCGCCCGCGGCGCGCGCGGCCGGCCAGGACCAGCGCGAAGACCAGGGCGTAGAGGTAGTAGGGCGCCCCGAACACGAGCCAGTTGCTGACGCCGTAGGTCCAGGCGTACTCGCCGACGCCCAGGATGCCGCCGTACCAGGTCGAGACCGTGGTCGCCACGAAGGCGGGCAGGGTCAGGCGCCGGCCGGCGAGCAGGTAGTCGGTCTCGTCGCGGGCCGGCGCGCGGAACAGGCGCAGCACCGCGTAGGCCAGGAACAGGGCGTAGGCGACGACGATGATCATGGGGCGGCGGCACCCCGCCGCACAATCAGCAGCAGCGAGCCCTCGCCGACCGTCAGCCGGACGGGCCCCGCGACGACCTCGTTGGAGATGGTGGCCGGGCCGCGGCCGTCCACCACGGCGTCCCGCAGGAGGTAGCGGACGCCCTCGCAGGCGACGCCGCGCGCACCGCCTGGCAGCGGCAGCAGCGAGAGCGCGGTGCCGGGGGGCAGGTCCCAGGCGAAGGACTCGCCTGCGCCCACCCGCACCGTCGCCGTCCCGGCGTCCGCCAGCAGCAGGCGCAGCCGGCCGGACCAGCGCTCCGGCAGCAGCGCGTTGTGCAGGGCGTGGTCGAGCAGGCCGCCGCCCCCGCCCAGCAGCACGGCTTCGCGGCAGCCCTCGCGCACGGCGAAGGCCAGGGCTTTCTCCGCGTCGGTCGTGTCCTCGTGCACGTCGCGCAGCACCGTCACGCCGTCCGGCACGTCCCGCACGCCCGCGCCCAGGGTGTCGAGGTCGCCCACGATCGCGTCCGGCAGGCGCGGCAGCGCGGCGTAGGGCCGGCCCGCCGCGTCGGCGCAGAGGAAGAGGTCGGCGAGCGCCAGGTGCGCGGCCAACAGGCGCGTCGGCGGCGGGTCGCCGTCGGCCAGCACGACGGCGCGCTTGCCGCGTTTCGGCAGCAGGATCGCGTCGAGCGCGCCCGCCGGGCCGTCAGAAGTCATAGCGCACCCCCGACTGGAAGCTGCGGCCGGCGGCGGGGATCAGGTACCGGCCGCCGTACCAGTAGCCGTTGGTCTCGTACTCCTCGTCCAGGAGGTTGCGCACGTCCAGGGAGAAGCGCGCACCGCGCAGGCCGCTCGCCAGATCGGCCAGATCCAGGCCCGCGCTGACATCGAGGGTCGCGTAGCCGTCGATCGTGCGCTCGCCGCGGCCCGTGGCGTCCAGGTGCTGGCGGCCCACGCTGCGCAGCCGCAGGCGGGTGTCGAGGGCGCCGAAGTCCGAGGCCAGGGTGATGCTCGCGAGGTGGCGCGGGAACAGCGGGATCGGGTTGCCGGAGTAGTCGAAGCTGCCGCTCTCCCAGCTGTCCGGATCGAGGGTCGCGACGTAGGCGTCGAACTCGTCCCAGCTGCGCGAGGCGGCCACCCGCAGCTCGTGGCGGTCCGCCAGGCGCGCGGCCAGGCCCAGTTCCAGACCCCGGTGCAGGGTGCGCTCGGCGTTGCCGCGGATCGCGGCGCCTTCGTCGTCGACCGCCCCGTAGGGCACGATCTCGTCCGTGAAGTCCATCCAGTAGCCGTTCAGCGTCCAGCTCAGCCGCTCCGCGCGCCACGACCAGCCCAGCTCCCAGTCGACGGCCTTCTCCTCGCGGACGTAGGGGTCGGACCACTGCACGTAGTCGGTGTCCCCGTCGCCGTCCTCGTCCACGCCCCTGCCGGTGCGGAACAGCGGCGCGACGCCCAGGTCGTCGGGCCCGTACCAGGTGTCGTACAGCTCGCCGTCGGTCGGTTCGCGGCGGGTCACGCCGACGTGGAGGTAGGCGGCCGCGCGCCCGCCCCAGGGCCGCGCCGGCAGCTCCCAGTGCACGCCGCCCTTGGGGTTGAACCAGTCGTAGCTCACCTCGTAGGCGTGGCGGTCCTCGCCGGTGAAGTTGCCCAGCTCGGCCTGCCGGAAGACGTACCGCTTGTGCTGGAGCTGCAGGTCGGCGATGAGGGTGAGGCCAGGCGCCGCTTCGAACATCGTGTTGACGAAGACGCTCTGCGCCTGCTTGTCGCCGGTGTAGCGGTAGTAGTCGACACCCTGCAGGCCGTCGGCGACGCCGGCCACCGACAGCACGTCGCCGTGGTGGTCGCTGTGGAAGTCGTAGAGGTCGCCGCCGAGGATGGTGCGGCCGCCGGCGTGGCGGATCTCCAGGTGGGGCACCCAGCCGAGCTGGTCCTTGTCCACGAGCTTGCGGCGCACGAGGTCGACCTCGTCGTCGGCTCCGATTCCCAGCGAATGGTCGAGGCTGTAGTCGCCGGCCGTCACCCCCTCCTTCAGGTTCTCGTAGAATCCCTCGCCGTGGATCAGGTAAGCGGCCTGCACCAGGGTCACGCGGTCGGACAGGGTCCAGCGGTGGTGCAGCTCGTAGTGCGGCTGCCGGAAGTCGTCGACGGCGTGCGGGTAGGTCTCGGGGTTGGACCGCCGGTCGATCAGCAGGTCCGCCTCGGCGGCCGCGTTCCAGCCGTGCTTGCTCACCTCGTGCCCGGTGTAGACGTTGGCCTGCAGGGAGTGCCGCTCGCCGAGCCAGCGCCCGCTCCAGAACGCGCCCCACAGGCGGCTGCCGGTGCGGTCGCGGTAGCCGTCGCTGACGATGCGCGACCAGCGGACGGCGCTGCTGAAGCCGTCGCCGACCGGGCCGGTCTGCCAGGCGGCCGAGCCGCGCCAGGTGCCGAAGCTGCCGCCCTGCACGGCGACGCGGCCGCCGGCCTCGTCGTCGAACTGCTCGGTGACGAGGTTCACGGTGCCGCCGACGGCGGTCGTCGCGCCCAGCGAGTTGGTGATGCCGCGCTGCACCTGCACGTCCTCCAGCGACGCCGCCAGGTCGGGCACGTCCACCCAGTACACCTGGTGGTCCTCGGGATCGTTCAGCGGGATGCCGTTGATCATCACGCCCACGCGCTTCTGGTCGAAGCCGCGGATGTTCAGGTAGGTGTAGCCGACGCCGTTGCCCGCGTCGGAGGTGGCGTGCAGGCCCGGGGTGTCCTCGAGCAGCAGGGGCAGGTCGGCCGCGCCCAGGCGGTCCCGCAGCTCCGCGGCGGTGATGTCCTGCTGGCTGAGGCGGACCCCGGCGCCGTAGCGCGAAGCCGTGACGACGACCTCGGGAGCCCAGGTGAGGGTGTCCGGGAGTCCCGCGGTCGGAGATGCCGTCGGAGCCGCCGTCGCGGCGGCGGCCGTGGGCAGCGGGCAGGCGAGGGCCGCGACGCAGAGGCCGGCGGCGACGAGACGCGCCATGATGGTTCCTCCCTAGCGGGCCTGGGAACCGGCGCCTGAAAAGCAAACGCCGGCTCCATCGAGGGGGCCGGCCGCATGGCGGTCGTTGCAGATTCCCGTTTCCCTACGCCGGCATGACCCGGGTCAGGTTCCAAGGGTCTCTCTCAGGCCTCGAAGGCCACCCCTAACGGTTGACCGGCCCACCATAGGCCGGCCGTCGCGGCGTGTCAAGGGATGGCGGGGCGGCTTCGGCCGTGCTAACGTCTGCCACTGGTCGCGAGAACGACACGAACGGAGCCGCGCCTTGAACGACACGATCGCCGATGCCGCCGCCCCGACCCTGGAACTGCTGCGCGACGCGCGTCTGTTCGTGCGGCGCGCGGGCGCCCTGGCCCGCCTCGAGAGCGAGCGGACGGCCCGGATCCGGCTGACGGCCGACCAGATCCACCACCCGGACGCCCCGGGCGATGTCGTGGTCCGGCACGGCCGGCTGCGGCTGTCCGAATTCCTGGGCGACGGCCGGGAGGTCTGCCGCGCGGTGCTGCAGGCCGGGTTCTGCTTCACGATCCACGGTCCCGCGGCCGCGCGGACCGGGACGCCGCTGGACGTCTGCGTGCTGATGGCCCTGGGCGACGCCGAACTGTGGCGGCTGCCCCCCGGCACGTTCGCGCGGCTCGACGCGACCACCGACCACCTCGCCGAGGAGTACCGATGACCGACCGCCGTCGCCCCCACACCCCGCTGGTCCTGTGCATCCTCGACGGCTTCGGCTGGCGGACGGGCCCCGGCTCCGAACACGGCAACGCCATCGCGCTGGCGAAGCCGGCGTTCTACGAGAGCCTGCTGGCCGACTACCCGCACACGACCCTGCACTGCCACGGGCTCGAGGTGGGCCTGCCCGAGGGCCAGATGGGCAACAGCGAGGTGGGCCACCTGACGATCGGCTCCGGCCGCGTCATCGACCAGGACCTGAACCTGGTGACGCGCAGCCTCGCGAGCGGCGCCTTCGACGAGCACCCCGCGTGGCGCGGCCTGGTCGCGGGACTGCACCGGCGCGGGGGGCGGCTGCACCTGCTGGGCCTGGTCTCTGACGGTGGCGTCCACTCCCACCTCGACCACCTGAAGGAGATCGTCCGGATCGCGGCCGGTCAGGGCGTCGACGAGATCTTCATCCACGCCTTCCTGGACGGGCGGGACACCGACCCCCACGGCGGCCGGCAGTACGTTCAGGACCTGGAGGACACGCTGGCCGGCCTCGGCCGCGGCCGGATCGCCACCGTCGGCGGCCGCTACTACGGCATGGACCGCGACAAGCGCTGGGACCGGGTCGAGAAGGCCTGGCGCGCGATGGTCCAGGGCGAGGGGGAGACGGCGACCGGCGCCGTCGCGGCGATCCTGGATTCCTACGCGGGTGGGGTCACCGACGAGTTCATGCTCCCGACCGTGATCGTCGACGAGGCCGGCGCCCCCGTGGCGACGGTCCGCGACGGCGACGCCGTCTTCTTCTGGAACTTCCGCTCCGACCGGGCGCGCGAGCTGACCTGGGCGTTCAACGTGGACGGTTTCGACGGCTTCCCGCGGCCGGTCCGTCCCGCCGTGGACTACCTCTGCATGACGGTCTACGACGAGAGCCTCGGCCTGCCGGTCATGTTCGACCCCGAAGCCCCCCGCGACCTGCTGGCCGACGTCCTGGCCGCGCACGGCGTGC harbors:
- a CDS encoding DUF3078 domain-containing protein, with product MKSKLVLIAALSLCVVSVAAAGEWQKSADLGLMFSQSGYSGSWAGSELGSVVWTFSGDVAAQKDLNASTSWKNTLKLTYGQTHQEKETAAGKVWSSPLKSTDRIFLESLLRFGIEHPITPYVAFAAETQFHDGNDHPLTPALLTESAGLGRQLVKNETTDLSTRVGLGVRQRTAYRVATVQDAGLEWVSDLTHTFNPQLNVVSKLRVFQAVTSNLDETYGDDWQGTDAALETKFSAQVSKYIQTTLFLEWLYDREISDSGRWREIFGFGVTYKLF
- a CDS encoding sodium:solute symporter family protein; the protein is MIIVVAYALFLAYAVLRLFRAPARDETDYLLAGRRLTLPAFVATTVSTWYGGILGVGEYAWTYGVSNWLVFGAPYYLYALVFALVLAGRARRGRALTMPDLLQERYGTRAAAVGAGAIFVMTVPAPYVLMMGVLVEMALGWPLWLGAVIGMVLSVGYVVRGGLRAVVGTEIVQFVLMFLGFMVLVPVCVAKFGGWDFLRDALPPQHLTWHGGRGFQAVAIWYVIAASTLVEPAFYQRCCAARDERTARRGLLVSILFWVFFDFLTTTSGLYARAVLPGLEDPVAAFPRLAAVALPPLLQGLFLTSLLATIMSTVDSYAFIAAITGGRDFWLRLRRGGPPGDDPRTTAAVRVGLLATSVLAVALALWSGSVIGLWHHLGSVGTPILLLPITLGYTRWRPRPGRATAAMLAAGAVSLGWLALGRGGPWLGVEPIFPGLLVSAGVLLPGLRRD
- a CDS encoding thiamine diphosphokinase, yielding MTSDGPAGALDAILLPKRGKRAVVLADGDPPPTRLLAAHLALADLFLCADAAGRPYAALPRLPDAIVGDLDTLGAGVRDVPDGVTVLRDVHEDTTDAEKALAFAVREGCREAVLLGGGGGLLDHALHNALLPERWSGRLRLLLADAGTATVRVGAGESFAWDLPPGTALSLLPLPGGARGVACEGVRYLLRDAVVDGRGPATISNEVVAGPVRLTVGEGSLLLIVRRGAAAP
- a CDS encoding TonB-dependent receptor gives rise to the protein MARLVAAGLCVAALACPLPTAAAATAAPTASPTAGLPDTLTWAPEVVVTASRYGAGVRLSQQDITAAELRDRLGAADLPLLLEDTPGLHATSDAGNGVGYTYLNIRGFDQKRVGVMINGIPLNDPEDHQVYWVDVPDLAASLEDVQVQRGITNSLGATTAVGGTVNLVTEQFDDEAGGRVAVQGGSFGTWRGSAAWQTGPVGDGFSSAVRWSRIVSDGYRDRTGSRLWGAFWSGRWLGERHSLQANVYTGHEVSKHGWNAAAEADLLIDRRSNPETYPHAVDDFRQPHYELHHRWTLSDRVTLVQAAYLIHGEGFYENLKEGVTAGDYSLDHSLGIGADDEVDLVRRKLVDKDQLGWVPHLEIRHAGGRTILGGDLYDFHSDHHGDVLSVAGVADGLQGVDYYRYTGDKQAQSVFVNTMFEAAPGLTLIADLQLQHKRYVFRQAELGNFTGEDRHAYEVSYDWFNPKGGVHWELPARPWGGRAAAYLHVGVTRREPTDGELYDTWYGPDDLGVAPLFRTGRGVDEDGDGDTDYVQWSDPYVREEKAVDWELGWSWRAERLSWTLNGYWMDFTDEIVPYGAVDDEGAAIRGNAERTLHRGLELGLAARLADRHELRVAASRSWDEFDAYVATLDPDSWESGSFDYSGNPIPLFPRHLASITLASDFGALDTRLRLRSVGRQHLDATGRGERTIDGYATLDVSAGLDLADLASGLRGARFSLDVRNLLDEEYETNGYWYGGRYLIPAAGRSFQSGVRYDF
- the gpmI gene encoding 2,3-bisphosphoglycerate-independent phosphoglycerate mutase → MTDRRRPHTPLVLCILDGFGWRTGPGSEHGNAIALAKPAFYESLLADYPHTTLHCHGLEVGLPEGQMGNSEVGHLTIGSGRVIDQDLNLVTRSLASGAFDEHPAWRGLVAGLHRRGGRLHLLGLVSDGGVHSHLDHLKEIVRIAAGQGVDEIFIHAFLDGRDTDPHGGRQYVQDLEDTLAGLGRGRIATVGGRYYGMDRDKRWDRVEKAWRAMVQGEGETATGAVAAILDSYAGGVTDEFMLPTVIVDEAGAPVATVRDGDAVFFWNFRSDRARELTWAFNVDGFDGFPRPVRPAVDYLCMTVYDESLGLPVMFDPEAPRDLLADVLAAHGVPNLRTAETEKYAHVTYFFNGGREEPFAGEDRRLVPSPKVATYDLQPEMSAPEVAGIVLDALAAGLHEVIVVNFANGDMVGHTGVLEAAVSAVRTLDGLLARIVPEVLARGGVLLLTADHGNCEEMIAPDGRVLTNHSLNDVPFVLVGREFAGRDGALDGRADAGLRDIAPTMLDLLGLPRPDAMTGRSLLAP